From a region of the Hypanus sabinus isolate sHypSab1 unplaced genomic scaffold, sHypSab1.hap1 scaffold_2460, whole genome shotgun sequence genome:
- the LOC132387981 gene encoding uncharacterized protein LOC132387981 — MPPWKTCHGLVLGLLACLGVTLVTAESANHGGTTTVKVVGPPNQTGLIVVLLLVLLALLVTLTGAWCKLREFGGTGAYYPWQLESGARGTRRWARILRSILPGRASSQRGDLEREDLKFVDEEDEGEDEDEPGSEEEQPRSDDDEEEVGGSKLRGEGEGDSLSDYSSLGGIDLRERAAEGDDESLPPPLSSPRGSQVLGGLHSLAGSAPWGEAGQDVTAL, encoded by the coding sequence ATGCCTCCCTGGAAGACCTGCCATGGCCTTGTCCTCGGTCTCCTGGCGTGCTTGGGTGTGACCCTGGTGACGGCTGAATCTGCGAACCATGGGGGGACAACGACTGTAAAAGTGGTCGGTCCTCCAAACCAGACGGGCCTGATCGTGGTCCTCCTGCTGGTCCTCCTGGCTCTGTTGGTGACCCTGACTGGAGCCTGGTGCAAGCTGCGGGAGTTCGGGGGCACCGGGGCCTACTACCCTTGGCAGCTGGAGAGCGGCGCCCGAGGCACCCGTCGGTGGGCCCGCATCCTGAGGTCCATCCTGCCCGGGAGGGCTTCCTCCCAGCGGGGAGACCTGGAGAGGGAGGATCTGAAGTTTGTGGATGAGGAGGACGAGGGGGAGGACGAGGACGAGCCTGGGAGTGAGGAGGAGCAGCCCAGGAGTGATGATGATGAGGAGGAGGTGGGAGGAAGCAAgttgaggggggagggggagggggactcCCTCAGTGACTATTCGAGCCTCGGGGGTATCGACCTGAGGGAGAGAGCAGCCGAAGGGGACGATGAATCGCTTCCCCCTCCCTTGTCATCTCCTCGAGGGAGCCAGGTCCTGGGTGGGCTCCATTCCCTCGCTGGGTCGGCACCCTGGGGAGAGGCGGGTCAGGACGTGACGGCTCTGTGA